A segment of the Labrus bergylta chromosome 11, fLabBer1.1, whole genome shotgun sequence genome:
TTGCAGTTATTTAATACCCAAATCAAATCACTGGTATGAATGGCTTTACTTTAACATAAAATGTTGGTCTTTCTGACATTATTTGATAGTAGAGTGAATAGAGTTGGAGTCAGGGAATagggagagggaggaatgacatgcaggaaaggagccataggcCGAACATGAACGTGGGCCACCCGCTTGTTTTACATTGTTAATGTGAAGTTAAAAAcggttttgaaatgcaaaacaaGGGAAAATtaaaattgtgattaattgcGATTAACTTAGGAAATTCAGCGACCAATAGAGatcaaaaaaattataatttaacaatccttgtttttaaatatttaagaacTCACCATCTCAGTCATCATTTGTTGATTAGTAGAAGCTTTTTTTGGCATTACAAGCTGATTTAAATTTGAACCATTGCATTAAacctggaaaagaaaacaagtctgTAAAAAACTATAAATCATATCAGAAAAattgaaatcctttttttcattctaaATATCTAACGGTAACGtttaaaaaacatacttttagtTAGTTTAACATCTACATACTATTAGATTAATTGCAAAAGGAATTTGCCATTCACCTGAACCATCCTATGCAGTCCACTGGGAAAAAATGTCCAACCTCACCCTCAGATCTATTATTTAACCTCAGACTTTATTTGGCAAGCTACTTAAGCGCTTAGTAGTACAATGATCTCTGAAACGTTTGACATAGGAGGCAAAATGTTTGTCGGCCACACAATCCAGCTGGTTATGGAAGGTAAGTGTGGGACTGAAGACCAACTGTGTTTGTTCTGATGAACTCATTCTGGTTTTGAACCGAGCTGAAAAATGTCCTGTAGAAAATGAGGTTTCAATATTATTTAATACAATTACAATTTTGGAAGCAAAGGAATATCAATGCTTTCCAGCACTGTTCGACAGTTATTTACTAACCAATGAGAGGGTAATTGATCTTAAGAGTTGTATCTATACTTCATTCAACTGATGAATTGTTGTTCATTCTTGTTTCCCTTCAAACAGATGGAGCCAGTGCTCTGCTATGAGTCAATCAATGCTTCATGCCTGAAAACCATTTATCCCATCCCCCTACGTGTTACCCTCTACATCATTTTTGGGGTCACAGTCATTCTAACAGTGTGTGGAAACCTTTTGGTCACTTTCTCAGTGGCTTATTTTAAGCAGCTCCATACTCCAACAAATTACCTGATTTTGTCTCTGGCTATGTCTGACCTGCTTTTAGGGATAATAGTCATGTTCCCTTTTATGATTCAAACTGTTGAGTCTTGTTGGTATTTTGGTGACTTCTTCTGTAAAATCTTCATTAGTTCTGACATCACGTTGTGTACAGCATCAATTCTCAATTTGTTATCGATATCAGTCGACCGATACTACGCTGTTTGCCAACCTCTGCtttacagaagaaaaatatCTGTTAAAATTGTTTTGATCATGATCCTGCTCAGTTGGAGTATTTCAGTTATTTTAGGGTTTGGAATGATTTTtctaaagttaaatattttgggTGTTGAAGAGTTTTATTATAACCATGTTGTATGTGAAGGAGGATGTGTTTTGATTCACAGTGGAGTGTCTGGTACTGTCTCATCAGTAATTTCCTTTTATTTGCCGGGGATATTAATGCTTTGTGTGTACCTAAAGATTTACCTTGTAGCACGTAGACAGTTTCGCAGCATTCagaatgcaggatgtgtgaAGTCagtaaaaaagtcaaacacaagTCAGACAAAAGCCACTAAAACCCTGGCTATCATAATGggggtttttctttctttttggactccattttttgtttgtgtcatcaTTGATCCCTATGTCGGTTACTCAATACCCCCTGAATTTTTTGTAACACTTGCATGGTTGTGCTACTTTAATTCTACTGTGAACCCTATGATTTATGCATTCTTTTATAGTTGGTTCAGAAAGGCTTTTAAATTAATAACCTCCGGTAACGTcttcaaatatgacatttctgagaCAACACTTTTACCTGaataactttataaaaaaagtagaaactcGCATGAAATGATTATGACATGCACAACATTGAGTCAACTGAATCAATGGTACTGGACTTTACAGAGTTTGGGTCGACCATaatattaacaaaaacataaatcatatattttaatatttattcagTAATGTCACATTTAGTCACTGTATTTGGGTTGCATTTATCACTGTCAGCTCTTCCCTATTGAGTTTCTtaaattttgtttttagaaaagttacattttaaatagcATCATGCTGACATGGCCATTTATGTTGTTATAAGAGAGTACTTGTACTCCTAAAGCTATAGACGGAAATCATTCTTGTTAAAATAACATGACAGGACCTGTAAGTGGACTGTTACAGACCAAAGTAGATGTGGAtattgtaaaaatgttgtgctatcatgtttgatattaaaaaaagatgcacatCCCTAACTGAGTGCTAGATTAGATAAATATCTGAATGTTTATAGCTCTATGTTATGTACATAGTATTCCCATATATCCTGATATGTTTTTCATTGGTATTTATCACAGTTGTGTCAGGTATGCATATGCAGGTAGGTTGTTATttaatgtttctctgtgtgtagaAGCCTGACACAAATGCTTTAACTGCACATGTGTTATGGATGTCTGTGTTCTACAGAGGATGTCTCTATTTTGAAGATATATCTATGACAAAATGTAGTATGCTACTTAACAATTTATATTTCCATGTTTTTGGCACCTGATTAGAAAATGATGTATTTCAGATTTATAgagtctgaggaagagcatgttggccTGACACATCACTTGTTAATAAATCGGGAGCTACTTGGTGTGcgatttttttgtttcttaatatCATCTCTGATATAAAACATATTCTGTCAGGTATGTATTTAGTCTTCACGTTTTGAAGAAGTGCAATCTGTCATTAGTATAGTAATGACCATAGTTTGTCAAGTCAGGTCAAATGAGTCCtaaaaacagatacaaacaaGAGTGCATTAAGTCCTGAGGAGAAAAGATTGAGAAAATCCTGTCcactgtttgttgtgtagtaaaaactgctttttaatgTTATTCATCTCAGGGCATAATTTCTGTATCTTTTCATATCAGGGCTGAAGATTGGTTTCTAACCAAGAGGGGACCAGGAAGGTTCCAATACAGCATAGGCCTCCCTTCAGACCTGACTACAGGAGAGGTCAAAGAGTTCAAATATATACTTGTTTAGTGGTATGAAATCATGTTTTTGATAGTATAATGTTCATAAAACAGTACTTTGTGCACATTCTTACAGCAGCAATAAATATGTTTACGCCCTGGTGGAAAAAATGATATTACTCTGATTAGTTGTTATCTTTatgtgcacacactgtacgggggttgACTGGTTTTATAACGCATCCGTTCTGACATTTATGAACTATACGTGTTATGCATAGTTAAGCGAGTGTCTGACCTGATTGCGCAGTATAACCGTTtttcaggaggcttaaaacccgtctcagatccagctctcagcctgtcattaggttgactaaaagttaggctgagacaggattttcATCATGTCGGGGATGTGGACACTGCAATACCGCCTACCTGGATGATGTGATAATATACAGCAATACCTGGGAGGATCATGTACAACATCTGTACCTGGTTCTTGGGAAAATCCTGCTTGCTAAGCTGACCCTTAACCCCTCCAAGTGTGAGTTTGCCTGGCAGGAGACAAGTTACCTGAGTTGCCTACTGGGCTGAGGAGAGTCGTTACCACAAGTGGATAAGGGGAAAGCTATCCAGAACTGCCCTCGACCTTGCAACAAGAAGGAGGTACACTCTTTCCTGGGATTGGTTGGCTGGTACAGGCGGATGGTGCCCCAAATTGCAACCATCGCTGCATCAAACACAGCAGTCTCCAGCAAGGACCAGCACCCTGAAAGCACACCTGAGTTCTTCCTCTGACCTCAAAAGTTCAGATTTCCACCAAAAATTTCAGGTACAGCTGGATGCCTCAGCAGTCGGCCTTTGAGCAGTTCTAGTCCAAGGAGACCCAAGAGAAGAGTATCCAATTCTATACCTGAGCTGCAAGCTAAGGTCCACATTAGACCAGATATTCCACAGTGAAAAAAGAGGGCCTAGCCATCAAGTGGGCATTTGAGGGCCTGCAGTATTATCTGCTTGGATGTGAGATTGATCCTGAGAAAGACCACAGAGCTTTAACATTGATCAAGTAAATGATGGACCACAACAGCTGCCAAAAACAATGGTATCTCTCACTCCAGCCATTCAAGTTCACCATCCAATAACAATAAAAGAAGTCCAATGTTGTTGCTGACGACCTTTTCAGGTTGCCCCACATCATCAACATCCGGGAGTAGGTGACGTAGCGGCTCCATCATATTATTTCAAGTCGTCATTGAAATATTACATCTAAAGATCAAGATCAAAAAGGAATTTACTTTGCAGTTATTTAATACCCAAATCAAATCACTGGTATGAATGGCTTTACTTTAACATAAAATGTTGGTCTTTCTGACATTATTTGATAGTAGAGTGAATAGAGTTGGAGTCAGGGAATagggagagggaggaatgacatgcaggaaaggagccataggcCGAACATGAACGTGGGCCACCTGCTTGTTTTACATGTTAATGTGAagttaaaaactgttttaaaatgcaaaacaaggGAAAATtaaaattgtgattaattgcGATTAACTTAGGAAATTCAGCGACCAATAGAGatcaaaaaaattataatttaacaacccttgtttttaaatatttaagaacTCACCATCTCagtcatcatttgtttttttagctttacAAGCAGATTTAAATTTGAACCATTGCATTAAACCTGGAAAAGAAACAGGTTACAAAACAGGTAGTCTGTATACAACTACAAATCATATCAGTaaaatttaaatcatttttttcattttaaatatctatAGGTAAAGTTTTCTCCTTGGactccattttttatttttaacatcattGATCCCTATGCTGGTTACTCAATACCCCCTGAATTGTTTGCAACACTTTTATTGTTGGGCTACTTTAATTCTACTGTGAACCCTATGATTTATGCATTCTTTTATAGTTGGTTAAGAAAGGCTT
Coding sequences within it:
- the LOC109989286 gene encoding trace amine-associated receptor 1-like, which encodes MEPVLCYESINASCLKTIYPIPLRVTLYIIFGVTVILTVCGNLLVTFSVAYFKQLHTPTNYLILSLAMSDLLLGIIVMFPFMIQTVESCWYFGDFFFDRYYAVCQPLLYRRKISVKIVLIMILLSWSISVILGFGMIFLKLNILGVEEFYYNHVVCEGGCVLIHSGVSGTVSSVISFYLPGILMLCVYLKIYLVARRQFRSIQNAGCVKSVKKSNTSQTKATKTLAIIMGVFLSFWTPFFVCVIIDPYVGYSIPPEFFVTLAWLCYFNSTVNPMIYAFFYSWFRKAFKLITSGNVFKYDISETTLLPE